From a region of the Hemibagrus wyckioides isolate EC202008001 linkage group LG06, SWU_Hwy_1.0, whole genome shotgun sequence genome:
- the ccn2a gene encoding CCN family member 2a, whose translation MFSGMSLIFALCFTFFAWAAAQECPSQCQCPDMPPQCPPGDSLVLDACGCCRVCAKQLGELCTERDVCDPHKGLYCDYGSPNNRRIGVCTAREGAPCVFGGNVYRSGESFQSSCKYQCTCLDGAVGCVPLCGMDVRLPSPDCPMPRRVKVPGKCCEEWVCDSPPTSNSFMGSFLPAYREEETYGPDPSIMRENCLVQTTEWSACSKTCGLGISTRVTNDNRECRLEKQSRLCMVRPCESHLEEKIKKGKKCIRTPRVSKPMKFEVSGCTTTKAYRPKFCGVCTDGRCCTPHRTTTLPVEFKCPDGQVMKKQMMFIKTCACHYNCPSENDIFESLYYKKMLGDTA comes from the exons ATGTTTTCCGGAATGAGCCTGATTTTTGCACTCTGCTTCACTTTCTTTGCCTGG GCGGCTGCTCAGGAGTGTCCCAGTCAGTGCCAGTGCCCTGACATGCCCCCGCAATGCCCCCCAGGTGACAGCTTAGTCCTGGATGCCTGCGGGTGTTGCCGTGTGTGCGCTAAACAGCTGGGAGAGCTTTGCactgagagagatgtgtgtgatcCTCACAAAGGTCTCTACTGTGACTATGGCTCACCAAACAACCGACGCATTGGAGTCTGCACTG CTCGAGAGGGCGCCCCCTGCGTGTTCGGAGGAAATGTGTATCGCAGCGGTGAATCATTCCAGAGCAGCTGCAAATACCAGTGTACATGCCTGGATGGCGCAGTGGGCTGCGTGCCACTCTGCGGCATGGACGTGCGACTGCCCAGCCCGGATTGCCCCATGCCTCGCAGGGTCAAAGTGCCAGGAAAATGCTGTGAGGAATGGGTATGCGACTCTCCCCCCACCAGCAACTCCTTCATGGGCTCTTTTCTGCCAG CTTACAGAGAAGAAGAGACCTATGGCCCAGATCCTTCCATCATGCGTGAGAATTGCCTGGTTCAGACCACTGAATGGAGTGCATGCTCAAAGACGTGCGGTCTTGGCATTTCCACTCGTGTGACCAATGACAACCGTGAGTGCCGTTTGGAGAAGCAGTCTCGCCTCTGCATGGTCCGTCCCTGCGAATCCCATCTGGAGGAGAAAATCAAG aaaggaaaaaagtgCATTCGTACCCCTCGTGTATCCAAGCCCATGAAGTTTGAGGTTTCTGGCTGCACAACCACCAAGGCTTACCGCCCCAAGTTCTGCGGAGTGTGTACCGATGGCCGCTGCTGCACTCCTCACAGGACCACAACCCTGCCCGTTGAGTTCAAGTGCCCTGACGGCCAGGTCATGAAGAAGCAGATGATGTTCATCAAGACGTGCGCATGCCACTACAACTGCCCAAGTGAAAATGACATCTTTGAGTCCCTGTACTACAAGAAGATGCTCGGTGACACGGCATGA